The following is a genomic window from Pseudothermotoga thermarum DSM 5069.
TTGGTTTTTTAATGGCTTACAACATCACAAAAACTTTGCATATAAATCGTTCAGCTGAGGCGTTGAAAAGGGATGTACAGGCTTCTTTAAGGCTTTTTCCAAGACCTTTTAGAATATCTCCGGTACCACATGGACTTGTAATTTTGAACGAAAATGGTGAGATAATTTACGGGTCAATCGATGTTGAAAACGAAAATTTTCAAAAGTTCGTAAATCATGTCCTATCGCTCAAAACTCCTTCTTACGTCAAGCTTGGCAAAAACGAATATTTGGTTGTAAAAATGACTTTGTTGACGTTTTCTGGAGAAAGGAGCTTCTTTTTGCTTGGCCCTGCCGGTAGTACGGGCGATTTGCTCAAGTTGTTGGCTCGCACTTTTTGGATTTTGTGGGGGATTTTTAGCATAGCTTCGCTTTTGCTTGGAGGGTACTTTGTCACCAAAACTTTGGAACCAATGAAAAGAATAACCGAGGAAGTGAAAAACATAAACGCCAGCGATTTGTCAAAAAGAGTTTATGATCCAAAAACCAACGACGAAGTTTCAATTCTTGCCAGAACCATAAACAGCATGCTTGATAGATTAGAAGCCGGATTTGAAGCACAAAGCGAGTTCATTCGTGACGTTTCTCATGAACTGAGAACGCCTTTGACAACCATACAAGGATATGCCGAATTGATCTTGAATTTTCTAGACAGAAAAGACATTGTTGTTGAGGCTGCTTCGACGATTTTTGAAACTGCCCAGAAACTTTCTAGATTGACGGAGTCTTTGCTTGCACTTTCCATGCCAGTGAAAAAAGTAGAGTTTCGTCAAGTTGACTTAAGGGAATTTCTTGAGGCTTTAGCTGAAACGTTTAAAGCTCAGTTTAAAGACTTCAACATAATCGTTGAAGGGCAAGGAAAAGCTTACACTGACCCAAAGGTGCTGGAAATAATTGTGAAAGCGTTGGTTGAAAATGCCGTGAATTTTTCGAAAGATAGAAAAGAAGTGATCCTGCGATGTGAAGAAGGGAAACTGTCGGTCAAAGATTTTGGAATAGGGATAGAAGAGAGTGAGATCCCGAAAATTTTCAGAAAATTCTACAAGGTTGATAAATCTAGGTCAAAGGATGGTTATGGTCTAGGGCTCTCGATCGTCGATAAACTTTTGAAATTCATAAATGCGAAGATAGAGGTGAAAAGTAAACTTGGCGAAGGAAGCGAGTTTACAATCGTGTTCCCTGATCAAAGGGAGGTTTTACAGTGAAAGTAGGAGGTCAAGCAATAATCGAAGGAGTTTTGATGATGGGCAAAAGAGTTGTGATCGCCGTAAAGAACCAAGATGGTAACGTGATAGTTGAGGAATTATCTGTCAAAGTCCCGAGCAATTCAAAAATGTTCAAGATACCCTTGATTAGAGGACTGATCTCTGTATACTACTCTTTGTATTACGGTATATTAGCGCTCAACAGATCCGCCGAGATAAGTACTGGTCAAAAAATGAAAAAATCCGAAACCTTTTGGTCTATCGTTTTGGCAGTTGGATTGGCTGTGGGTTTGTTCATTGTGCTTCCAACTTTGTTGATCAACCTCATAAAGGGCTTAAAAGAAAACGAGTTTTTGTTCTCTCTATTTGAAGGAATTGTACGGTTGATTTTCTTTTTGATTTACGTTTACATAATTTCTTTCATGAAAGATGTCAAAAGAATCTTTCAATACCACGGTGCTGAGCACATGGTTATAAACGCCTATGAATCTGGTGAAAAGTTGATCGCTGAAAATGTGAGAAAATACAGT
Proteins encoded in this region:
- a CDS encoding sensor histidine kinase is translated as MFSTLKWKMTFWQTVLFSLLLGLGFLMAYNITKTLHINRSAEALKRDVQASLRLFPRPFRISPVPHGLVILNENGEIIYGSIDVENENFQKFVNHVLSLKTPSYVKLGKNEYLVVKMTLLTFSGERSFFLLGPAGSTGDLLKLLARTFWILWGIFSIASLLLGGYFVTKTLEPMKRITEEVKNINASDLSKRVYDPKTNDEVSILARTINSMLDRLEAGFEAQSEFIRDVSHELRTPLTTIQGYAELILNFLDRKDIVVEAASTIFETAQKLSRLTESLLALSMPVKKVEFRQVDLREFLEALAETFKAQFKDFNIIVEGQGKAYTDPKVLEIIVKALVENAVNFSKDRKEVILRCEEGKLSVKDFGIGIEESEIPKIFRKFYKVDKSRSKDGYGLGLSIVDKLLKFINAKIEVKSKLGEGSEFTIVFPDQREVLQ
- a CDS encoding DUF1385 domain-containing protein, which produces MKVGGQAIIEGVLMMGKRVVIAVKNQDGNVIVEELSVKVPSNSKMFKIPLIRGLISVYYSLYYGILALNRSAEISTGQKMKKSETFWSIVLAVGLAVGLFIVLPTLLINLIKGLKENEFLFSLFEGIVRLIFFLIYVYIISFMKDVKRIFQYHGAEHMVINAYESGEKLIAENVRKYSTIHPRCGTSFVMIVLIVSIVLFSLFGLIRSNDLLWRILTRLVMLPVVVAFSYEILRISSKGSKIMKILTAPGLLLQKLTTAIPDDSQIEVALISLKEALKEKVNTDASGIEFLG